The Monodelphis domestica isolate mMonDom1 chromosome 7, mMonDom1.pri, whole genome shotgun sequence genome window below encodes:
- the LOC130455393 gene encoding decreased expression in renal and prostate cancer protein-like codes for MWKVELNGLVSLQSRSARPQGTRLEPAVRGRLRTPPTLGFCVWFLVPSPMGCPGLAALWHFNYVGSRRPDPGVGAPGGSWSWHSYGGRCPFSLPRPSTLAQPLIPSAPPPPSRAAPLPALGLFLAGAGGCLLGALRRLGLAGVLLSWGASLAPDRLLPDCQAHPPRDVPARTRRRPFPLTAFPRPESSESPAPPVPTAQRFPDSLRRESRPPPALLGPLAYLPGSALNLPVKHLVARSLPRGRSSGPLGGSAGCGLPAGLRSFLAGPPITPRPGSRVDGRRRFSQEGFPFVVCRPRHTEPARPGDSEGPQQGVRRPPEAEGDDVQGPRRAEGFLGTNGRMLSALPEGPHGVTRGPEGATRAW; via the exons ATGTGGAAAGTGGAGCTTAATGGCCTTGTGAGCTTGCAGTCCAGGTCAGCAAGGCCACAGGGAACAAGGCTGGAGCCTGCAGTCAGAG GCCGTCTGAGGACTCCCCCAACTCTTGGGTTCTGCGTCTGGTTCCTCGTCCCCTCGCCGATGGGCTGTCCTGGTCTCGCTGCGCTCTGGCATTTCAACTATGTAGGAAGTAGGAGGCCGGACCCAGGAGTGGGAGCGCCAGGAGGAAGCTGGAGTTGGCATTCTTACGGAGGGCGGTGCCCCTTTTCCTTGCCAAGGCCAAGCACCTTGGCACAGCCTTTGATCCCATCTGCACCTCCTCCACCTTCTCGGGCAGCCCCGCTGCCAGCCTTGGGCCTCTTCCTAGCTGGTGCTGGTGGCTGTCTCCTCGGAGCTCTCCGTCGTCTCGGGCTGGCAGGCGTCCTCCTCTCTTGGGGCGCTTCCCTCGCCCCCGACAGGCTCCTTCCAGATTGCCAGGCTCACCCGCCCCGAGACGTGCCGGCACGGACCCGTCGGCGTCCTTTTCCCCTGACAGCCTTCCCAAGGCCGGAGAGCAGCGAGAGCCCGGCACCCCCCGTGCCCACAGCCCAGAGGTTCCCCGATTCTCTCAGGAGGGAGTCGAGACCCCCCCCGGCTCTTCTGGGCCCCCTTGCGTACTTGCCCGGTTCTGCCTTGAATCTTCCTGTCAAGCATCTTGTGGCACGTTCTCTTCCCCGGGGGAGGAGCTCTGGGCCGCTGGGGGGCTCAGCAGGCTGCGGGCTCCCCGCTGGCCTCAGAAGCTTCCTCGCCGGGCCCCCCATCACCCCGCGGCCTGGGAGCCGAGTGGACGGAAGGCGGAGGTTCTCCCAAGAGGGTTTCCCCTTTGTGGTATGCCGCCCCCGGCACACAGAGCCGGCCCGGCCTGGGGACAGTGAGGGGCCCCAGCAGGGTGTCAGACGCCCCCCAGAAGCCGAGGGAGACGACGTCCAGGGACCGAGGCGTGCCGAGGGCTTCCTGGGTACGAATGGCCGGATGCTCTCGGCCCTCCCAGAGGGGCCGCATGGAGTCACCCGGGGGCCTGAGGGGGCAACACGGGCCTGGTAG